The Candidatus Limnocylindrales bacterium genome has a segment encoding these proteins:
- a CDS encoding SDR family oxidoreductase, translating into MSLDLRGHVALVTGGNGGIGLGMASGLAKAGAAIAIWGRNSVKNDEAKAALERLGAKARAYVVDVTSEEQVAEAMKRAVGDLGRVDSCFANAGVGKAAAFPEMTLADWNAVVDINLVGAFLTFREASRHMIERGGGGKLVGIASIGSIHGMPRQAQYSASKAGLTAMVRSLAVELARHGIQANTILPGWIETDMTEGARSWDKLRETVVHRTPARRWGTPADFEGIAVYLASRASDFHTGDTIRIDGGYAVF; encoded by the coding sequence ATGAGCCTGGATCTTCGAGGACACGTCGCGCTGGTGACGGGCGGAAACGGTGGAATCGGCCTCGGCATGGCCAGCGGCCTCGCGAAGGCCGGCGCGGCAATCGCGATCTGGGGCCGCAATTCCGTCAAAAACGACGAGGCGAAGGCCGCGCTCGAGCGGCTCGGCGCCAAGGCCCGCGCGTATGTCGTCGACGTGACGAGCGAGGAGCAGGTCGCGGAGGCGATGAAGCGCGCCGTCGGCGACCTGGGGCGGGTCGACTCGTGCTTCGCGAACGCCGGGGTCGGAAAGGCCGCGGCCTTTCCGGAGATGACGCTCGCGGACTGGAATGCGGTCGTCGACATCAACCTGGTCGGCGCGTTCCTGACGTTCCGCGAGGCGTCGCGCCACATGATCGAGCGCGGCGGCGGCGGCAAGCTCGTCGGCATCGCTTCGATCGGCTCGATCCACGGAATGCCGCGCCAGGCCCAGTACTCGGCCAGCAAGGCCGGCCTGACGGCGATGGTCCGGTCGCTGGCCGTCGAGCTCGCCCGCCACGGGATCCAGGCGAACACGATCCTGCCGGGCTGGATCGAAACCGACATGACCGAAGGCGCGCGGTCCTGGGACAAGCTTCGGGAAACGGTCGTTCACCGGACGCCGGCGCGGCGCTGGGGCACGCCGGCCGATTTCGAAGGGATTGCGGTCTATCTCGCGTCCAGGGCGTCGGATTTCCATACCGGCGATACGATCCGGATCGACGGCGGCTACGCGGTGTTCTGA
- a CDS encoding CbiX/SirB N-terminal domain-containing protein, whose translation MPVLLTCRLRAAKDHAGAARGGSGAPLLAVSRTVTAERDSKPPETRAGNRSRIALIVVDHGSRNEASNASLDAAVREIAALAGDRYIAVLPAHMDLASPTIAEAFDRAAAAGASLVVVALYFLAPGRHSEIDVPRLAAEAAGRHSGIGFVVTACLGPDTAISGLVVARAEAALSLRES comes from the coding sequence ATGCCGGTCCTCTTAACGTGCCGATTGCGCGCAGCCAAAGACCACGCGGGCGCAGCTCGTGGTGGTTCGGGCGCGCCGCTGCTGGCAGTCTCGCGCACGGTGACCGCGGAGCGCGACAGCAAACCGCCGGAGACCCGGGCCGGGAACCGGTCGCGGATCGCTCTGATCGTCGTCGACCACGGCAGCCGCAACGAGGCTTCCAATGCAAGCCTCGACGCCGCGGTCCGCGAGATCGCGGCCCTCGCCGGCGATCGCTACATTGCCGTGCTTCCCGCGCACATGGACCTCGCGAGCCCGACGATCGCCGAAGCCTTCGATCGCGCGGCGGCAGCGGGCGCTTCGCTCGTCGTCGTCGCGCTCTACTTCCTCGCGCCCGGGCGGCATTCGGAAATCGATGTTCCGAGGCTCGCTGCCGAGGCCGCCGGCCGTCACTCCGGGATCGGATTCGTCGTGACGGCGTGCCTCGGTCCGGACACGGCAATTTCAGGGCTCGTCGTGGCCCGTGCAGAGGCTGCGCTTTCGTTGCGCGAATCCTGA
- a CDS encoding LLM class F420-dependent oxidoreductase: protein MKFATALAFNDPLHFAEMARTADECGWDWFAVSDHLVFPEKLDSAYPYAKDGKPYWSTSTPWPDPWTAIAAMAAVTKRLRFMTNIYILPVRNPVLIAKQIATVAYMSGGRVALGIGTGWMKEEFELLEVNFHTRGKRMDEEIDILRTLWRGGMVEYHGKHYNFDRLEMSPVPKEPVPILVGGVSDAALRRAARTGDGWIAVQHSTEELRELLGKLGALRKEFGTDAKPFEAVVACTDVFDVDGYRRIEDLGATTLTTAPWVLYGADPNSLEEKKDSLKRFADDVISKFRS, encoded by the coding sequence GTGAAATTCGCGACCGCACTGGCCTTCAACGATCCGCTCCATTTTGCCGAGATGGCCCGCACCGCGGACGAATGCGGCTGGGACTGGTTCGCCGTCTCCGACCACCTGGTATTCCCGGAGAAGCTCGACAGCGCCTACCCGTACGCCAAGGACGGCAAGCCGTACTGGTCGACGTCGACTCCGTGGCCCGATCCGTGGACGGCGATCGCGGCGATGGCCGCCGTCACGAAGCGGCTGCGCTTCATGACCAACATCTACATCCTGCCGGTGCGCAATCCGGTGCTGATCGCGAAGCAGATCGCGACCGTCGCGTACATGTCGGGCGGACGCGTCGCGCTCGGCATCGGCACCGGATGGATGAAGGAAGAATTCGAGCTGCTCGAAGTGAATTTCCACACACGTGGAAAACGCATGGACGAGGAGATCGATATACTTCGCACATTGTGGCGGGGAGGGATGGTCGAGTATCACGGCAAGCACTACAACTTCGATCGTCTCGAGATGAGCCCCGTACCGAAAGAGCCGGTTCCGATCCTGGTCGGAGGCGTCAGCGACGCAGCGCTGCGGCGCGCGGCGCGCACCGGCGACGGCTGGATCGCGGTCCAGCACTCGACCGAAGAGCTTCGCGAGCTGCTCGGAAAGCTCGGCGCGCTGCGCAAGGAATTCGGAACCGACGCAAAACCGTTCGAGGCCGTGGTGGCGTGCACGGATGTCTTCGATGTCGACGGCTATCGCCGTATCGAGGACCTGGGCGCAACCACCTTGACGACCGCTCCGTGGGTCCTTTACGGTGCAGATCCGAACTCGCTCGAAGAGAAGAAAGATTCGCTCAAGCGTTTTGCCGACGACGTGATCTCGAAGTTCAGGAGCTGA
- a CDS encoding TetR/AcrR family transcriptional regulator — protein MPNKKPKRVRRTAEEAKVMILDAAERRLRELGPAGIKLQELAADVGVSHPAILHHFGSRDGLVEAVVRRALDTLRDSTLDQVRQHMRREVDIPSILDAVFGILAERGHARLVAWLILEGKNSRDESRLMRALAEAAHVRMISGGWTEGRHFEFEDMLFTIMLVGTAALGSGVAGEAMRFSCGIEDDTGVEERFRRWLSALISHYLSGTGTFAPPAAKAAEPK, from the coding sequence GTGCCAAACAAAAAGCCGAAGCGCGTCCGGCGCACCGCCGAAGAAGCCAAGGTGATGATCCTCGACGCGGCCGAACGCCGGCTGCGCGAGCTCGGGCCGGCCGGAATCAAGCTGCAGGAGCTGGCGGCCGACGTCGGCGTTTCCCATCCGGCGATCCTGCATCACTTCGGCAGCCGCGACGGCCTCGTCGAAGCCGTGGTGCGGCGTGCGCTCGATACGCTTCGCGACTCGACGCTCGACCAGGTTCGCCAGCACATGCGTCGCGAAGTGGATATTCCGTCCATTCTCGACGCCGTCTTCGGGATCCTCGCGGAACGCGGTCACGCCCGCCTGGTCGCCTGGCTGATCCTCGAAGGAAAGAACTCGCGCGACGAGTCGCGCCTGATGCGTGCGCTCGCCGAAGCCGCGCACGTGCGCATGATTTCCGGAGGCTGGACCGAGGGACGGCATTTCGAGTTCGAGGACATGCTGTTCACGATCATGCTCGTCGGCACGGCGGCGCTCGGCTCGGGTGTTGCCGGCGAAGCGATGCGCTTCAGCTGCGGGATCGAAGACGACACCGGCGTCGAGGAGCGTTTCCGCCGCTGGCTGAGCGCGCTGATCTCGCACTACCTGTCCGGTACGGGAACGTTCGCGCCGCCCGCGGCGAAGGCTGCGGAGCCGAAATAG
- a CDS encoding cyclase family protein: MERVREIAAKVSNWGRWGAEDERGTLNLITPEVVRRATACVRRGDIFSLGLSLGADGPQSGTVIGRFNPQHYMTAIGTLIGEDPRGFCYSDDVLTLPLQCSTQWDSLAHVHYDGKLYNGYPVSDHLGVGGATRNGIDKLAEGGILSRGVLVDLARHRGVERLAPGSAIRPSELDDALAKQGSKLLPGDILVLRTGHLSVFTKDGDRETYLWQGPGLGIDAAEWIHAHDLAAVCSDTTAVEVMPCEDPSLLYPLHLLAIRDMGMPFGEMFQLDAFAEDCAADGCWEFLLTAPPLKVTGGIGSPVNPLAVK; the protein is encoded by the coding sequence ATGGAGCGGGTACGCGAGATCGCGGCGAAGGTTTCGAACTGGGGGCGGTGGGGGGCGGAGGATGAGCGCGGGACGCTCAACCTGATCACGCCGGAGGTCGTGCGGCGCGCGACGGCGTGCGTGCGGCGCGGCGACATCTTCAGTCTTGGCCTTTCGCTCGGTGCCGACGGTCCGCAGAGCGGAACGGTGATCGGCCGCTTCAATCCGCAGCACTACATGACGGCAATCGGCACGCTGATCGGCGAGGATCCGCGCGGCTTCTGCTACTCGGACGACGTGCTGACGCTTCCGCTGCAGTGCTCGACGCAGTGGGACAGCCTCGCGCACGTTCACTACGACGGGAAGCTCTACAACGGCTATCCGGTCTCCGACCATCTCGGCGTCGGGGGCGCGACCAGGAACGGCATCGACAAGCTGGCCGAAGGCGGGATTCTGTCGCGCGGCGTGCTCGTCGACCTCGCGCGGCACCGCGGCGTCGAACGACTGGCCCCGGGAAGCGCGATTCGTCCGTCCGAGCTCGACGACGCGCTCGCAAAGCAGGGATCGAAGCTGCTGCCGGGCGACATCCTCGTGCTGCGCACGGGCCATCTTTCGGTGTTCACGAAGGACGGCGACCGCGAGACGTATCTGTGGCAGGGCCCGGGCCTCGGCATCGACGCGGCGGAATGGATTCACGCGCACGACCTCGCAGCGGTCTGTTCGGATACAACGGCCGTCGAAGTGATGCCGTGCGAAGACCCGTCGCTTCTCTACCCGCTGCACCTGCTCGCGATCCGCGACATGGGCATGCCGTTCGGCGAGATGTTCCAGCTCGACGCGTTCGCCGAAGACTGCGCGGCCGACGGCTGCTGGGAGTTCCTGCTGACGGCGCCGCCGCTCAAGGTGACCGGCGGCATCGGCTCGCCGGTCAACCCGCTCGCCGTCAAGTAG
- a CDS encoding LLM class flavin-dependent oxidoreductase: MKLDLFAMPTIPSTNEERAQLRPIGRSTERYQMMLDELRQLVILADELGVDAFSTTEHHFHTEGGEVSVNPVLLYADFAARTKRITFAPMSIVLPTADPIRVAEDIAILDQLTKGRVAVAFARGYQKKWMKVLGQGAESATGQGDKGDSANRDIYDEKLEIVQKAWTEDCFSYNGHHYKVPFPYEGIDGWAAPEWTRNYGARGEIDDAGVIRKIGVVPRPYQQPHPPIWAPFTLSEKSLIDCAHRGIMPWVFESSPEGFLKWANLYQNEAAKGGHKLKLGQRLGAVRAITIGKTREEAFELAAKTTGYEYHHYFNLFGFGEVFRSPEDDTSMRPLKFKDEHVATQRMIDKGYQLCGTIDDVKRQLAALVKCHGDGDLEWISWNFFYQGTVPWQVQADQLELFVTKVLPEFHY; the protein is encoded by the coding sequence TTGAAGCTCGACCTCTTCGCGATGCCCACCATCCCCTCCACGAACGAAGAACGGGCGCAGCTTCGTCCGATCGGTCGCAGCACCGAGCGCTACCAGATGATGCTCGACGAGCTGAGGCAGCTCGTCATTCTCGCCGATGAGCTCGGCGTCGATGCGTTCTCGACGACCGAGCACCACTTTCATACCGAAGGCGGCGAGGTCTCGGTCAACCCGGTGCTGCTCTATGCGGACTTTGCGGCGCGCACCAAGCGCATCACGTTCGCGCCGATGTCGATCGTGCTTCCGACCGCCGACCCGATTCGCGTCGCCGAAGACATCGCGATTCTCGACCAGCTCACCAAAGGCCGCGTCGCCGTCGCGTTCGCGCGCGGCTACCAGAAGAAATGGATGAAGGTGCTCGGCCAGGGCGCCGAATCGGCGACCGGCCAGGGCGACAAGGGCGATTCGGCCAACCGCGACATCTACGACGAGAAGCTCGAGATCGTACAAAAGGCATGGACCGAAGACTGCTTCTCGTACAACGGCCATCACTACAAGGTGCCGTTCCCGTACGAAGGCATCGACGGCTGGGCGGCGCCGGAGTGGACGCGAAACTACGGCGCTCGCGGCGAGATCGACGACGCCGGAGTCATTCGCAAAATCGGCGTCGTGCCGAGGCCGTACCAGCAGCCGCATCCGCCGATCTGGGCGCCGTTCACGCTGTCGGAAAAGTCGCTGATCGACTGCGCGCATCGCGGGATCATGCCGTGGGTGTTCGAATCGTCGCCGGAAGGCTTCCTGAAGTGGGCCAATCTTTATCAGAACGAAGCCGCAAAGGGCGGCCACAAGCTGAAGCTCGGCCAGCGTCTCGGCGCGGTGCGGGCGATCACGATCGGCAAGACGCGCGAGGAAGCGTTCGAGCTGGCCGCGAAGACGACCGGTTACGAGTACCACCACTACTTCAACCTGTTCGGTTTCGGTGAGGTGTTCCGTTCCCCGGAGGACGATACTTCGATGCGCCCGCTCAAGTTCAAGGACGAGCATGTGGCGACGCAGCGGATGATCGACAAGGGCTACCAGCTGTGCGGCACGATCGACGACGTAAAGCGGCAGCTGGCTGCGCTCGTCAAGTGCCACGGCGACGGCGATCTCGAATGGATCTCGTGGAACTTCTTCTACCAGGGCACGGTGCCGTGGCAGGTGCAGGCCGACCAGCTCGAGCTGTTCGTCACAAAAGTCCTCCCCGAATTTCACTACTGA
- a CDS encoding VOC family protein has protein sequence MSVIRFGHLGICVSSLAKSVPFYRDLLGFRALTEVEVRGADADRLLGLSGVDQTTVFLERDGVRLALFEFRSPKREGAWRPRALNVPGMAAIMLRVDNLDATLAKMREARVTVLDDTRTDYPEYNSRLVFLTDPDGTMIELVEIPGDPYAPFGKPYSGA, from the coding sequence ATGTCCGTCATCCGCTTCGGCCACCTCGGCATCTGCGTGTCGAGTCTTGCGAAATCCGTTCCGTTCTACCGTGACCTTCTCGGCTTTCGCGCGCTCACCGAAGTCGAGGTTCGCGGAGCGGATGCCGACCGCCTGCTCGGCCTTTCGGGCGTCGACCAGACCACGGTGTTCCTCGAGCGTGACGGCGTGCGCCTGGCGCTGTTCGAGTTCCGCTCGCCGAAACGCGAGGGCGCGTGGCGGCCCAGGGCGTTGAACGTTCCCGGCATGGCCGCGATCATGCTGCGCGTGGACAACCTCGATGCGACCCTCGCGAAGATGCGCGAAGCCCGCGTCACCGTGCTCGACGATACGCGCACCGATTATCCCGAATACAACTCGCGGCTGGTCTTCCTGACCGATCCCGACGGAACGATGATCGAGCTCGTGGAGATTCCGGGCGACCCGTACGCGCCGTTCGGCAAGCCGTACTCCGGCGCCTGA
- a CDS encoding homogentisate 1,2-dioxygenase: MKSMNSWFHLSKGQVSRQAHVSVPGGLKEEEIGRGGFQGRVAEMYRRNEPTGWLRVEGDFAPLDLDGQQIGASDETNVRGLPTRCFYNDDLVISVSRRSEPMPYWYRNADADEIWFTHRGAGVIETEFGPLDFKAGDYVVLPKGVTFRVVPSTRDNYFLHIESTGEISLAEHTLLGRHNPYDPTLLMIPEPAAYENDGRPEYEVRVKRAGSFTSFFYATHPLDVVGWKGDLFPFRFHNLDFRAVVSDRNHVPPTAFALFQGPGWIICNFVPRPAEMERGTARLPYYHRNMDYDEIGFLHGGTMMGAPMHKATFMVHPRGAVHGPGEDARAMAEQHWDAISYYDLEAVNIDALRPLTITAEARATARSAVQLINPNRPDESGLMPNRPDESGLMPDRPDESGLMPDRPDNSPA, from the coding sequence ATGAAGTCGATGAACTCCTGGTTCCATCTGAGCAAAGGCCAGGTTTCCCGGCAGGCGCATGTCAGCGTCCCGGGCGGGCTCAAGGAAGAAGAGATCGGCCGCGGCGGCTTCCAGGGACGCGTTGCCGAGATGTACCGTCGCAACGAGCCGACCGGATGGCTGCGCGTCGAAGGCGACTTCGCGCCGCTCGATCTCGACGGCCAGCAGATCGGTGCGTCGGACGAGACGAACGTGCGCGGGCTTCCGACCCGCTGCTTCTACAACGACGATCTCGTCATCTCGGTCAGCCGGCGCAGCGAGCCGATGCCGTACTGGTACCGCAACGCCGACGCCGACGAGATCTGGTTCACGCATCGCGGCGCCGGCGTCATCGAGACCGAGTTCGGCCCGCTCGACTTCAAGGCCGGCGACTACGTGGTGCTGCCGAAAGGCGTCACGTTCCGCGTGGTTCCGTCGACCCGCGACAACTACTTCCTGCACATCGAGAGCACCGGCGAGATCTCGCTCGCCGAGCACACGCTGCTCGGTCGGCACAACCCGTACGACCCTACCCTTCTGATGATTCCGGAGCCCGCGGCATACGAGAACGACGGACGCCCGGAGTACGAGGTGCGCGTCAAGCGCGCCGGATCGTTCACGTCGTTTTTCTATGCGACGCATCCGCTCGACGTGGTCGGCTGGAAAGGCGACCTGTTTCCGTTCCGTTTCCACAATCTCGACTTCCGGGCTGTCGTCAGCGACCGCAACCACGTCCCGCCGACGGCGTTCGCGCTGTTCCAGGGTCCGGGCTGGATCATCTGCAACTTCGTGCCGCGGCCGGCCGAGATGGAGCGCGGCACTGCGCGGCTCCCGTACTACCACCGCAACATGGACTACGACGAGATCGGGTTCCTGCACGGAGGCACGATGATGGGCGCGCCGATGCACAAGGCGACGTTCATGGTGCATCCCCGCGGCGCAGTCCACGGTCCCGGCGAGGATGCGCGCGCGATGGCCGAGCAGCACTGGGACGCGATCTCGTATTACGACCTCGAGGCGGTCAACATCGACGCGCTTCGTCCCCTCACCATCACTGCCGAGGCCCGCGCCACGGCGCGCAGCGCGGTTCAGCTGATCAATCCGAACCGGCCGGACGAGTCCGGCCTGATGCCGAACCGGCCGGACGAGTCCGGCCTGATGCCGGACCGGCCGGACGAGTCCGGCCTGATGCCGGACCGGCCGGACAATAGCCCGGCCTGA
- a CDS encoding nuclear transport factor 2 family protein: MGASPEANKKLIRDYFDAVRSGASDKVVAAFADDVVWWVPPSSPMAGTYRGKEAVLGMFAKGVSLYAPEPMKIEILGMVADDSKVAAEIHITATTAKGAEYSNYYHFLFEIAGGKIAGVKEYVDTLYAQRTLFA, encoded by the coding sequence ATGGGAGCCTCGCCCGAAGCCAACAAGAAACTCATTCGCGACTACTTCGATGCCGTACGGAGCGGCGCGTCCGACAAGGTCGTGGCCGCGTTTGCCGACGACGTGGTGTGGTGGGTTCCGCCGTCGTCGCCGATGGCCGGCACGTACCGGGGCAAGGAAGCGGTGCTCGGCATGTTCGCCAAGGGCGTCTCGCTGTACGCGCCCGAGCCGATGAAGATCGAGATCCTCGGCATGGTTGCCGACGACAGCAAGGTTGCCGCAGAGATCCACATCACCGCGACTACCGCCAAAGGCGCCGAGTACTCGAACTACTACCATTTCCTGTTCGAGATCGCCGGCGGCAAGATCGCCGGCGTCAAGGAATACGTGGACACGCTTTACGCCCAGAGGACCCTGTTCGCATGA